atataatcaaattttacaaattagaATTTTCTAAAGAGGGTGGAAAAGGGTCAAAACGGGTAAGGAGAATGTTTGTTAACAccataccaaaaaagatggcTCAACAAAGTATTGTATGTGTTTGCGAAGAGAACTACATGTCTTTCGTATACATGTTCATCGTATGTGTTACATGTAGTTAAAATTGATCGATTGTCATCATttgtaaattaataagataaaaaaaatgttatgatGATGTAACAAGAAACATTCAAAAGGAGTGACTGTCTTAAGTAACCATACCAaactaaacataaaataattaatcatcCAATAACCCTACAAttgatgttgacaaaaaaaaaaataataaaaaaaaaaactgaacaatATAATCAACAACTACATGAACAGATAAGGACGGTATTTGTGAAGTCTTATGAAGTTCTTAAACAGTTACATAGGCTTCAGATTCTCTATATAGTCTATAAAGGTGgaaatcaatatattaaaaatatagtcaATTATTGTAAATTACATTAATCCAACTAATATTTGTCTAAAGcaatcaatatattaaaaatatattatattataagatgATTATTTGAtggaaataaaatttcatggccTAGATTTTAATGTAATATTTGGGTATCGTTTCtctttgcatttttttatttttatttaaacggGAACTACCAAAATAATGAAACGTTTAGTTACATTTTACCAAAGGTATGAATGTTATAAAGCCCATTGAAATTGATCAGAAAATTAGGGGATGGAGGTTACATGTGATGTGAGTAAACCAAACCAGAGTGGGTAAAGATTTATGTaacgttttcttttgtaaagctGACAATCTCTTCTGCTTCTGTGAATCTGTCAACGATACCAAAAGGACCCGCAAATGAGACGAATGTTTGGTTATACAGACggttgtttctttcttaatttcTAGTTTCTACTAGTAGTACATGACAGTGGCTTGGCtcactaatttttatattgtttttgatataattgtaaatatcattagaaATGAAAAGTTTTAGGAGTTATACAAGATAAACATATGGCTTTTGAAACCTTCCATTAGTGGTAAATATAGACACCACATCAGTGATAATTGTGAAATCATCTAATCCAAAGTTGCATTAAGTTGCCAAAATGCTGAAAACGCATATTTGTGACTAACTCTATATGCTTAAGTATGTGTATGATGGACTTTGAGTTTGTATGAGCATAAAGTAAATAACGCATCatctttgttaacgaggttcggtttttcctaaaTTCTCGGTACCTAGTCCAGAACAAATTCACTATACAAAATAGCAATTACAACTGCATATGATACAAGCAGTACTATGCCtatcattcttttctagatgaaaaaaccatcaaaagatctctctatcttgttGACGGGTGACATATATATACCACACATCTTGTGTGTATCTCTCAAAACTACCATGAAGCGCGCAAGTCTTCATGAAGCGccctcttggtatttatattaATTGCACAACGGGGTtgacaactttcctattatacaacaaataggaaagttcctattatacaacaaataggaattgGGAAATTAACAATTGCACAACCCCTAAGGGTTGAcaattttcctattatacaacaaataggaaagtTTATCTCCATGATCacatcttgaatcttccattcaagatGGTCATCCAGCTCAGCACCCgccacttggcttgtccaagtcggccTTAAGCTTATGTACTTCAAACTATTcaattcagcttcttgtactacttctTGTATTAGCGTCAAAACTAGTACAAGAACTGCTTCAAACGTTTGATACATCCTCCGATATATCTAACTGCATGTTCCTTGATTCAACACAACACATTCTCTGCTTTGTGTCAATTACTGTGTCAGCACAATTACTAAGTGCTACTTTTGCTTTGCTCTACCAACATATGTATCAAGTAATACTTCATCCTCTGTATCAGCTCTACCAGCATTTGTATTAAGTAATACTTCATCCTCTGTGTTTGTGTCAGTTCTGTCCACTGTCTTTGTCTTAACTGTTGTACCATCACAGAGACATCTATGATGTATCTCTGTATCCATGTCTCATCCATTACAGTCACTTAGTAGAGATTTCACCACATGttctaaaccttataaaacttcaGTGAACACAACATCTTCAAATGCTTCCTTTGTTTACGCGCAGAGATTACATTTTGGGTCTCTTTGTCAATCAGCTTGAAAGTGGCTTGGTGAGACAGTACTAGGTGGTTGTGAAGAACATTCATTCACTGCTTCCATAAGTGGTACACTGTGGCTTGAGCTGCTATCTTCTTGATCACTATTTGGTTGAggattttaattcttttaccagaagaggatgatgaagtcAGCCAATTACATAAAACCAACCAGTTCACGAAGGTGAAATGAGGTATGCCTAGACGTAATAGGTATTTCCACACTTCTGAAGAGAACTTGCAGTGCAGAGCAAAAGATCCCAAGATTTTATTGAAGAGAGTAACACGTATATGTAGTTGAGATGTTTATGCCCTAGTATCTTTCAATTTTCAGTTTCCATATATTTAATCTGTCTCACAAAGTTAAATTCTGTTCTAGTcattttgttattgtatatttatagTCCAACACCGACACATCTACATGTTAACATAACATGCCATCTTTAGAACAACACCAACGACAAGTAAAGAAGCAGCTTTATTTATTACATCTTTAAAGGTAATGATTCGtgagaatataaaataaagtgtTATCGTGATGACTAATTTCCTTCTACTTCACTGTCACTGTGTATAATGTGATGGGCTTGAGGATCGTGAGAATCATCTTTGTTACATGCTCGCAGGTATACCAAGCTCTTAAAACGGTTCAAGTTCAACCGCACATTGGATTAAATTCTTTGTTCAACATATAGTAGATATCATGAAGATACAAAGTGGGTTGCTCATGATAAAAAAGGTTTGAATACTGTTAACCGAGACATGTGGAGCATAATATATGCCCATTTTAAAAGGGAGGCTTTGGTGTGGGGAGGAAAATGTAAAGTAGCAGGGTTTGATTCCCGATAGATAGTGACTAAAGtcaaaacaagagataaaactTAATTAGAACAATAATGCTCCAAGCTAGCTAGTGTTGTTTAATGTAAACAAGAGCATGCATGGACTGATGGACACAGTGACGGAGTAACCAAACAAAGATGAAGGTACATCAAAGTAATTATAACATAGTCATAATAACTGATCAATGGGAAACAACACTGATAAAGCATAGACTGTCTTAAGAGTCCATGATATTGTACTTATGAAATAAAttagaaggaaaataaaagCATTGGTCTTACGAAATTTAAATTAACATTACATAATAAGATTCACATTTTCGACATGGTTTAAGAAGGTGTAAATGCTTTGACCTTTATGAGGTCCAAGGCCTTGAACTTCAACTCTTTTAATAAAGTTCCTCTCCATATCCAAGTGAAAAATGTAGAACGGATTGGACAAGAGAAATGGAGAAAACACAACTTCACTTGTTCCATTAACCATCCCAACAATGTAAACTTTAGTCTCTGCAACTAGCTCCTTCCACATAGGCGGCAATATGTGTATATGACTTGACCATGTATGTTCTTCAGTGTCATCTATAACCCAGAACTCAAAGCTTTGAACTCTTCCATCCATAAATAATCTTGGACTACTACAAATTCCTCCTAATTTCCCCTTGAAGTTTATTAAAGTTGTCGGAAACCTNTTTGAATACTGTTAACCGAGACATGTGGAGCATAATATATGCCCATTTTAAAAGGGAGGCTTTGGTGTGGGGAGGAAAATGTAAAGTAGCAGGGTTTGATTCCCGATAGATAGTGACTAAAGtcaaaacaagagataaaactTAATTAGAACAATAATGCTCCAAGCTAGCTAGTGTTGTTTAATGTAAACAAGAGCATGCATGGACTGATGGACACAGTGACGGAGTAACCAAACAAAGATGAAGGTACATCAAAGTAATTATAACATAGTCATAATAACTGATCAATGGGAAACAACACTGATAAAGCATAGACTGTCTTAAGAGTCCATGATATTGTACTTATGAAATAAAttagaaggaaaataaaagCATTGGTCTTACGAAATTTAAATTAACATTACATAATAAGATTCACATTTTCGACATGGTTTAAGAAGGTGTAAATGCTTTGACCTTTATGAGGTCCAAGGCCTTGAACTTCAACTCTTTTAATAAAGTTCCTCTCCATATCCAAGTGAAAAATGTAGAACGGATTGGACAAGAGAAATGGAGAAAACACAACTTCACTTGTTCCATTAACCATCCCAACAATGTAAACTTTAGTCTCCGCAACTAGCTCCTTCCACATAGGCGGCAATATGTGTATATGACTTGACCATGTATGTTCTTCAGTGTCATCTATAACCCAGAACTCAAAGCTTTGAACTCTTCCATCCATAAATAATCTTGGACTACTACAAATTCCTCCTAATTTCCCCTTGAAGTTTATTAAAGTTGTCGGAAACCTAAACACTTTGTTCTTAATAAAGCTGAACGTCTCCTGCTTAACATTAAAGCAAACTATCATATCTTTTCTAGACTCACGATCAGTAGCTATGTAATATAATATCCCTTCGATGCAAATCTCCCTAGGATAAGGGTAATGCTCTACAGAACATTCAATCATTCTCCATTTCAGTTTGCCCATTCCTAGTGTGAGAACTTGATACTCTTCCGCTTTAGACAAAAATGGCCGTTCACAAATTGTCATGCACAAAACCTTATATTGTATTCCGATTGGATCATACCCAAGATAGGTT
The sequence above is drawn from the Camelina sativa cultivar DH55 chromosome 4, Cs, whole genome shotgun sequence genome and encodes:
- the LOC104780767 gene encoding F-box protein At3g49450-like produces the protein MSAKRKRKEHVSKDEAHLTKSSTDGLGENSGTLPTDVMVEILSRLPAAKSVARARCVSKNWNALLRNPYFTNKFLTRSSARPRLLFTFQAEGKWSFFSSPEYVISDNNSNLVVVESLMGVPKDYTSRVCVPVCGLLCTKDEWVVGGRKDARMMICNPSTGQVKSLPKVRSRRGQVITYLGYDPIGIQYKVLCMTICERPFLSKAEEYQVLTLGMGKLKWRMIECSVEHYPYPREICIEGILYYIATDRESRKDMIVCFNVKQETFSFIKNKVFRFPTTLINFKGKLGGICSSPRLFMDGRVQSFEFWVIDDTEEHTWSSHIHILPPMWKELVAETKVYIVGMVNGTSEVVFSPFLLSNPFYIFHLDMERNFIKRVEVQGLGPHKGQSIYTFLNHVENVNLIM